The segment cggtcgcccagtttatgtttggtctctccaatgtagaggagaccacgtttccaatgtagaggagaccacgttgggagcaacgaatgcagtagactaagttgggggaaatgcaagtgaaactggttagacctcagttggagtattttGTACAGTTCCGGGTGCCAAACGACAGGAAGGCtgtgaacgcattggagggagtgcagaagaggtttatgagaatggttccaaggacgAGACACTTCAgtaatgaggaaagattagagaagttagggttgttttccttggagaggagacagctgagaggggatttgacagaagttttcaaaatcacgaggggtcgagacagagtagatagggagaagctgttcccgcttgcaaacggatcgagaaccagaaggcagttttaaagtgttttgcaaaataaGCAAATGCAAGTTGAGaataaactttttcactcagcgaATAATTAGGGTTTGGAATATACAgcctagaagtgtggtggaggcagactcaACCGAGGCATTGAAGTGGGCATTGGATTAGTGTCTAAATAGaatcaatgtgcagggttacggggaaaaaggcaggggattgtcactaagttaaaatgctcagagagccagtgcaaacacgacgggccaaatggcctccttctgcaccctaACAATTCTGCGATACGGCGATAAAGGCGCTACACAAATGCAAGCGGTTTTAAGTTGACGCTATTTTTGCGTAGTGGGCGGAGGATGAATTTTCCCAGGGTTTCAGCGCTTTTCTGGGGCCGAGTTTATAGATGAATCCTGTCACGGCAACAACAACCGGGGACGGGACAGGGAGAAGCTGCTGCAAACAAAGGGAGAGGAAGGCAGATCAAACACTAACCTTTACCAGCTGGAGACATTTGTCCCGTCTTTTTATGTTTAAATAGTCAAACGAATAAAAACGGGAcgctttttgatttttttttaaacgaaTTAAAAACACTTGATATTTTTCACTTTCTCGCTGTAAACATTGCTCTAAAATGGCGGCCTCCGGTTTGGTTTAAATTTAGGCGCCAGGCAGAGGGGTCACGTGGTTGCGGATGGggacccggggggggggggggagaggcgcGAAGCACGTGACAGTTTCTGACGTATCGCCAGAGTCACGTCGTGCCAGGTGGAGTGGGCCATGAGCGAAGTACACGTGTGATTGTATCTGACGGTGCAGTCCGCGAGTCACGTCGTACGTCGAGGGGCGGGGCCGATAAGGAAGCGTCGTTGGAAGAATCGCCCGTGATACCACGTGGAGCACGTGACCGAATAAGCCGGCTCCGCGTCACGTGACACAGGCGGTGTCGCAACGGTTTCTCTGtgcccttccttcccccccccccccccccccccttttcatTTCATTTCCTTCCAATGGCTTGGAGCGGGAGCGAACCTGACCTGTGAGTGTCCTCGATGGAAGCGTGTGTTGTTTAAAAATATATGAGCAAGAGCCATGAGTAAACGGAGCAATGTGTCGTACGTGAAGCCGGCCGAGCCCGCCTTCCTCAGGAAGTTTAAGGAAGCTGTGGGTTACAAGCCCGGGCCGACGGTGGAAACGAAGGTCAGTCCAGCACCTTGAGTGAGCCAGGCCCAATCTCACTgaccgggggggggggaggggaggggaggggttgtttGATGTCCTTCATAACACCTGAGTTGAATCAGATAAGGAAAACAATTAGATGGTAATGGGAAAAGGGCATAGGGATCAActgccaaagagccagcacaggcacagtgggccgaatggccgctTACCGTGCTGTACTGTTCTTTGGTTGGTACCTGTAACCCTGTGGCTCTCCATCTACTATGGTGGAAGAATCCCTTTTCAACTGGATTAGTAATCAAGTCTCCCTGCATCTAAGTTGTACTCCATAATATGGAAGTGATGCATGTAAAGagttttaatgatttttttttaaggaagtaGGCATTTGTGCCACTCTGTGTCCTGATGTACACGCTCCCTGATGAGGCTACTAGCCCACTCTGCGCTGCATGGTTGCACTCCTCCTGCCTCCAAGCCACCTCTCAGTCAACCTTGCTCGGTTTCAAATTTCAAGGATGCAGTTTAAGAACCACTGTTGTGACCAGTCAGAATCCATTGATCATGAAACCTTAAAAATTTATATATTCTGCGAGCGCTTAGCAGGTCAGTTCCTGTCGGTAAAGAGATAAAGGTGAGGTTAATGGTTGGGTTTAGACGGAAGGTTTACTGACCTGAACAATTGATCCTACCCTCTCCAGAGATGCCTTTTCTTAATAACCCAGTAAGTGAAAGTGCTCCTTTTGTAGAAGGACACAACTTGAGTTAAAttggtttttaaaacatttttaaaaattaatagtaTTACTCACACTGTTCACTGGTGCACACCAGTCACGCAAGGCCTGAAACGTGCCAGTGGGCATCACTTCTCTAGGATTATCCAGGCACAAACAAGAGGCCAGCAACCTGCTTGGATCCCAGCCCCAAGGGCTTCATCTAACCTTCCAGAGATGCTTCCTGACTTTCTGTTCCCATTTAATATTGGCAGTGCAGCTGACCTGTACCAACAGTGATATTCCACTCACTGTTGATGGCATACCATTTGGGCTTGGGACTGGAAGTCACTATTGACATCGCTGTTGTTGCAAGAGTCCTCCtaactttttatttcagattttcagcatgtgcagtactttatttttctttttcttaaaatTGTTCAATCATAAAGTCTGATTCCTCTCAGTTCCTTATACTGATGCCAATGCAGCAGGCCATTGTAGACCCAGCAAGTGTTGCTGGATAGATGTAAAAAATCTCTCAGTTTTGTTTGCCGATGTGGCTTCCTCATTTCTCTCTTTTCCCCGAAGGCTGAATATTTGTCTGGAAACTTAGTATCCTGTGCATAGGAACAGAAGTCCCTTaggctgttccatcattcaatgcgatcatgactgatctgtatctcatCTCCATTTACCCAGTTATGATGGGCTTTAACCTTTGGAACTCCATTCCCAGGCGCCTCTACCTATCtagccctctctcctcctttaagacactgcttagGACCTATCTCTTcggccaagcttttgatcatatCTATTTTATATGGCTCACATTTTGTTAATTTTTCCTGTGAAGATATTGTGGTGCAGCGGGTGACGTCCCTTCCATCTGAGCCAGAGGCTTGGGGCTCAAATCCCACACCAGGACCTGATGCCAATGAAGGTGTGTTCCTgacgcagccaaacaggttgagtatcaacatgcaaatccttccaacacacaccagtggaagaaaataagagcaggagagattccaggtcagccatgtgatggaaagaaaagtgGAGCCTCTATCATCACTGTTCATAACTCCAGACCATAATGTGCATGGTAAAAGCAGTTGGACTtccggtgtggatcagattgatccagctggggtggatttgggacctgcctccttgaccTAAATGGTGGCGCTGTGGATTGGACAGAGAGCTGAAGAAGAAAGAAGATGCATTTTGGGGCACTTTACTATGATTAAAGTATAAATATAAAactataaattgttgctccttcAGAGGGGTAGCTAAAAGCCTGAGCCAAAGCTGCTTTTGTTGTAGCATCAATACCCTTGCAGGGACAACTAAAAACAAAATGCAATAAGGGTTGTGCTCTGCCAAGTGCTTCAGATCAGATTGTATGCAACTCTGCATCAAGTGGTTGCTGCTTATCATCTTCCACAACaacttccagcctgaaaaatggGTAACCTTTACATCTGTATGATAAGTAGGTTGCTTAGCTTTACACGgtagatttatttattttttcaaatcTTGTAATATTTACTTCATAAACCTGTTGGAACCAGAAATTTCTTCCCAGTTCCGAGATACCAAAAAGTTAACTTTGACCAAAAATTGAGCCACTGAGGGATGAGCCTAGATTTTACATTGGTAATTGCAGTGAAACCATCAGTGATGGCAGTCATTACGCCTCTGAAACTGACCTCAACTCCTGGAATTCTCATGtacagttaaacatggaaatccagaagttgttgtCAGTGATTCTTTGCTTCTTGATAAGGTGGGCTGCTGAGGCCCCAACAGCCATAACCAATTGGAAACCACTGAACTAATGAGAATTTCCACTTGTTGGCTCTTAATCTCACTGTAAAAATCCTCAGGAAAAGTTATACCCCATTCAATAAGCTGCAACAGGATTTTTTAATGCTCTAATAAGTTCATAATTGCTGCTAAACAGCCCCTCTGGTCTAGGAATAATTTTATATATGTTGGAAGTCACATTTCTCCATAATGATAATGTCcacattttaacattttttaagttTACTTATATTTTATCTTCTGCCTAAATCCAATCTGTGAGCCTCAGTAGTTTTTACTACTTTCTAAACTTTTAAAACTggtcaatgaccttttaaaatgactgaagctaTGTCTGACAGTGACTCTTGAACAATAAGAGCGATTTGGCACGATCGCAGCACCTTGCACCTTGTCATCTCTGAAGAGACGCTAATGACCCCTGTGGGCTGCAAAAATGAACTCAAAGGAAATTATACAAAgaccatctacatttcataagccaggcctaGCCACTGGAGTCCactagtctgctaggacaaagaggCCTGCCACCTTCCTTTCAAGTTCTTAATGGTTAGAgcattaacaatctcaggaaccCAAAGGAGTATACACCCTTTGTCAAAACCGAAGTGGAGTGATGTGGGTCATGTGACTTGACCCCCTAGCTGGAAGAACCAGTTATTCTGTCTGACTGTACTGCAAATCAGTCTGCCATTTTTCATctaccaagcagcagcacagaacaaTGGATCtccccaggtttgaatgcctggcccccaTTTACATTGTTTCCCCTGGAACTTCTAAACTTCTATACCATCGCCTACAAAACTAATTCATCTCTGTGTGCCTGTCTCATTGTGGAAGTCAACTGTACTGGAAAGGCGAATTACCCAGCACCAGTTTAGCCTGCCAGCCTCTGAAGGAATTCACtgttggacttttgattctggactctcaTGAAACAATCTttactctgtggtctttgccctgtaaatcttcaTTTTTCTATTCCTCGTTTACTGTATACATGCACAGGTTACAAAGTGGCACCTTCCTTCCtctttttgtgtgtatgtgagtaaattaaccctctgagttcatcctatctcgagtttgctgtgggtttATGTATAGAAATTGGATCAGACCAAAACTGAGCGGTTGGGAAAAATGCcgccacttataaagggggaaatcaaaacacttttctgtttacagatgggtggcaagaggagaaatcagggctgtttaaattaaaccaccTCCTGTTCCTAACAGCTGCTTACCTTGCTTGATGACCTGACTGGTGCTAGATGCCAGGTAGTTCCCTTGGCTTGGCACCAGATTTAAACTGATATTTGAGATGGAGATATCTGTGCCACAGAACGCTAGATTTTTGTGGGGAGCTTTCTTTGAGGCCAGCCATTGCTTCATTGCTGACCACCAAAGATTAGAACCAAaactcaaaatgctggaaaaagtcagcaggtctgctAAGCTCTGacgaagagccatacggactcgaaatgttaactctgtctttccctccacagatgctgtcagaactgctgagtttttctaccatttttttgtttttgtttccgatttccagcatccacagtattttgcttttaccaaagATTAGAGGTGTCGTGGAGTGAAACCTTAACCATTTTTGATTGACAAACTTAAAAGGGATGCGAAAAGTTGCTCTAGAAATTTTGTAATGTTAATTTGAAAATtgaattaattttatttttgcccTTTCAGAGGCAGCAGCTTGCACCTGCTGACAGCGACAGTGGAGAGAGTGATCCAGAAGATGAGCAGCCACAGGTGGTAGTTCTCCGTCAGGGGGATTTGACAGCTGATGAAGCGGCAAAAATCAAAAAGATCACGGAAAGCGCAAAGAAATGTATGTAAAAGTGTAGTATTTGACCGTTGAAAGTTCAATTAACAGCTTTTCCTTTTGTAGCTGTGTGCAATCTGTTTATACAGCAGGTTGTTAAAATAACAacttatgaaatgtagatggtcTTTGTATAATTTCTTTAGAGTTTGGTTTTTGCAGCCCACAGGGTTCGTTAGCATCTCTCCAGAGATAACGAAGTGCAAGGTACTACGATAATGCCAAATAGCTCTTATTGTTCAAGGGTCACTGCCAGACAGAGCTGCAGTCATTTTAAAAGATCATGTCCAGTTTTAACATTTTAGAAAGTAGCTATGAGGAGTAGTTATGAGCTGCCTTGTACAAGATTCAACTACTGACAGTGCTTTGAAAGGCATTTACCCTAATGTGTCCTCCAGTGGCGTAATGGCTAAATATGCACTTGGCACATTTTATTGTTTGTGGTGAAGTCACACACCAtgttgaaaatatatcactgtttcttcattgtcTCTTGGTCAGAATCTTGGAACTCCCCCCAACAGCCCTCTGGGTGTGCCTAAACACACGAACTGCTGTGGTTCGAGAAGCAGGCTCACCAGTGGCTCAAGGGCATTGAGGGATGGGCaagcaatgctggtcctgccaaTGACGTGCACcttccctgaatgaataaaagccAACGTGGGATGCAGCAGAGCATCATTTAAGTTGTAGAGAGTGGTAATTTTGGGATCAAATTCCTGTAATCTCATGATGATGTCACGAGGATCAGGCAATTAAACCCTTTCCTCCTTGTGTATAATCCTCTGAATCTATTGGCAAggctatttttctttattcactcCCACTCCGTCTTCTGCTCTCTGATATGTTTTTTCAGAATGTATTATGTGGGTTGACCATCAAGGAAAGCCAGATGCTTTTAATTGAATAGCAGTGCGGAAACAAGGCAAGGGGAGAAAGGTCACCAAAAATACTCGTATGCAAGTTCTGAGCAATGAACAGAGCCTCTTTTTCTCCTGAGGAAAGAATTCTcttaattatttttaattttgttgtATTTTGTGTTTAAGCTGAGGAGCTAGAACCTGAGGATGGAAAGATTGTATTTAGAAAACCAGCAAAGCGTTCATCAGATGACAACTTTGCAGGTCTGACTGCCACTTCCAGCAAAAAGAAGAAAGAAGAGCGGATAGAACCCAAAAATCCAGAGAACAAACCAAAGCAAGTAAAAAACAGCAGCTTGCTGTCTTTTGAGGACGATGAAGATGATGATTAGAGAGCAGTAGACACGCTACCTACATTTAATTCTCATTAATAAGAATTTAATGATATCAACATCCTGCCTTTGGATGAACTGAATTCATCAGTCCTTTACAGTTCTAAATAGATTTAGTTACATGGTGATGCAGCTGGGGCTGGCATGGTATTGCCATATAACTGTAATAGCTAACCCAGTCTACAATGTTGTCTCTTCCCTCCATCATGGTAGAGAGCTCAGTTAAGTTATTATAAGTGCATTGAGAAGAATAGGAGGAGGTTCAGAAAAAAAGATACCAATCATTGTCCACTGAAGCCTACTTAAATGCATATTGTTTTTGCAGCCAGAATATGCAGTAACCTGAGTACTGCGTTTAATCTCCCTGTCATTGAAATCAATGGGTGAGGCTTTGGTGAGTGAATTTTTACAAGAGCAAGTGTTGCATGAAATCAGGTTGGTGAGAAATTAAAGTAAAATGAATGAGAAATAAAATTAGTCCAAAAGAAAATAACAAATATAAATTAGTTGCCAGCATTTTAGTTTGTCAATGCACTTGTCAAGTGACACCCTGCTGGATATCTGGCTTTAAAATCTAACGCACAGTTGTACATGTACTGAAATAAGAAAAGAAAATTCTGGATCTAATGAAGGGTCATTGAACTGAaacgttaagtctgtttctctttccacagatgctgcctgactggctGAGTATTTTCAGTTTCTTTCAGATTTGTACACTTGCTGTATTGCTGTCAGTGCTGTATGAAGGCAGTAATCTCCTGCTGGTAACTCCCGAGCATAAGCTGATGAATGCATATCATAAACAACCAACCAGCAGCAGTCTCTTCTTTATAATGCGCATAAGGGTGATTTTAACATGATCCGTCCAATGGGGAAACTGGCAGAAGAAGATCCCATTTTACACCTCGATGGGATTCCACTTTCTATTCGTcccaatgcaaaaaaaaaacaattagatGGGGTGTTAAAACGGATAGATGATCCAATCCTGCCAGTTCCTGCTGGGCAGGTGAAGTTAAACTGGCTTGTTTTCCAGGTCTCAGTATGGCAATGCGTTTGCTGGTTAGAGTGCCACCCTCTCCACCCTTTCTCTTAAGGTAGCTCTCCTGCCCCAATCACCAATGCCAACATCCATGGAATCCACAAACCTGTCACCTCTCAAATCCATGACCATCTTTCCTGGAaccccatgtttgaatccctccaatcaggtttctgcccctgccacagtaccgAAACACCGTACCAGTGTGAcggtgacaaaggtaaactatccctcttcGTCCTTTTCAAtctgtctgcagcttttgacttggttgaccacaccatcatgCTCAAAAACCTCTCCAACTTTGTCCTGCTAGGTGGGTCTACCTGGTTCCATTCTGATCTATCTAATCAtcgccagagaatcacttgcaatggcttctctttctgtTCCCACACCGTTACTTCTGGTGTCCATTGGCCTtctcttatttctcatctacatgctgctccttGGAAACATGATCCGAagacacagtgttagttttcaaaTGCAGGGTGATCAGCGACAGTGCCACTGTGTcactgactagtaatccagaaacggCAACTCTAGTTTTCAGAGCATTTTCTTGTAATTGCTGTGCTAAGTGATCCAACTGTTTAGtagtttttgttttaaagtgaAAAGATGTGCAGATTGACTTTCTACCTCCCGGCTTATTTATTACACACAATTTATTGTAGCGCCCAATCCAAGTATTTACATGCCTCGTCCACGTTGTGCTTTAACTCCAGGAGTGACCACAACCAGGGGAAGGGACTCAGGTGAAAGCAGAGCACAGGACTAACTGACCGTGATCCTCGATGTCGACTAAGCATTGAAATTCGTCACATAGGTACTAATGACCAGGTAGCCAATCGGATAGTTAGTGGTCCAAAGACCTACCCTGAATACATCATATGATCTGTGATGCCGTCTTTGTTAACTAATTACATTAACATAGGAAAAGCCGAATTCAGTTAACATATTTATAATTAATAACATGCACCGACCACCAAAATAATGAACAAAGGTAATTGCCAAAACCATAACGATAGACTAGCATAATCATTGTACTAATATAAACAAACtatccaccctacccacccaccggGGATCGGGAGTTGGACTTCTCACTCTGGGGAATTACAATGCCCATCTCGTAGCAACGTCCCATCCTTCATCTTGGGACCAGGTGAGCTCTGTTGAACGATTCTCTGATTACTGGCCTCCAAAAATTTGCAAAAGTTCCAAGGTCAGAGAGATCGTCAGTCTTGAGATAAGTTGGGCAAAGGACTTGTATTTCTGGATCTTCGGGAATCGCATGAGGCTCTTGTTCAATTCGAGCCACTTTCTTCTTGCTCCCATGATGAATCCAAAGAAGTTCACAGATGTACCCCAGTCAGCTCTCTTACTTCTTCCTTCAGGTGTTGATATTTCCATTCTTTCTCGGTCTGAGCTTTCTCCAATGAATTGTTATCTTCAAAACGCACTGAGACATCGACAACCGCAACCACTCCATCCTTGAAGAGTACCAGGTCTGGCTTCCATAGTATTCCGTCTTTTCCAAAGAGTCTCGGTTGCAAGTGGGATACCCAGCCGGACTTCGAAATAAACTGTTGCAGGTGATCCAGGATTTTATTAAATCTTTTGATCCAGGCGTTCTTGACGAACAGATAGTTACCAGAGAAGTGAGCCAATGGTTCGAAAGGGGCCTCACATCGTCTGCAAGACTTGTTTGCATGGCACCCTGGTTATGGTGGATTTTGTTGGGTAGAGATTACACCGTAATAAAATACTGTTAATGAGCCTGGATTGCTTGAGACTAAAACAAGTTCTGAGCCAGGAATTTGAGGTATAGTCATTGCCATAGTACTCTATGCCCGCTCCTTGGCTTTAAATATTTACTTTAAATATTCAacctccctccaagccacatatctGTTGACTGATTTTGGTTTGGACGTTTGGGTAATACCCACCCATCCCAAATCGATGTTTTCCTGTAAGCCATTTCCTTCATGCGTCCCTCTTGCACCACACTTCTGCTCAAGGGATTCTGCAATCTCGCTGAACACTTTTAAAATTCCTCAAGGAGTTGATTGTTTCTCTGTTCTTAACACCACTGTACTCAAACGAGGCCTGAATCACCACGTCTGGTGAGCTCTCCAATGCCTCTAACTTCCGGATAATAGCTGAAGGGATTTGTGCTTCAAGCCTTGGCGTGGCTAGACCTCCATTGCGGTTGCTGCTTAAAGTATTCTATCCGTAATGTGCGAAGGAAGGTGGAGGATTTCTTTTGCTGCATTTCTGATCGAGTTTTATCAATGTGTTTTGAGATACCTCTGCAAGGATTCAATGAAAGATTCTTGGAATCATGATAGGTTGAAGTGCTGCCTTCTTCAAACTCTCTATCCAGCCATCGATTTTGGATCCCCACTGCTCCTCAGTTACTCCTGCCTAGGGGTCGATTCTGGCTCCCAAATATTTCTCCACGTCTCCTGGTGTTATATATGAGATCGGACCTCCTCTCAGCTGCCAGTTTGCTATACTATTTTACAGAAATgtcttcctcttgtggatgaagtggaagcccttggtCTTCCCGACATTCATCTCCAACCCCATACTCTGGCAGAAGTCCTGTACGATGACTAAGTTCTTGGCCATGCCTGCATGGGAGTCGCTGAGTAAAAGAATGTTATCAGCGAATGCCAGAGCTGAGCAACTGATCTGCCTTCCCTGAAGGGACAAGTGGACGCCCAACTGTGCCTCCTGTAAGGAACAGATCAAATGGTCCTTAGCAATGTTAAACAGAATTGGTGATAATGGGTCATCTTGCTTGACCACTGTCATGATATTGATAGGTTCAGTTTGACCGTCTTTACTTTCAATAAATGTGCTAGTTTCCGAGTACAGATCTGTGCTCAGTGATATGAATCCTTTTGGCAGCCCCACTCTTTTTGAAGTGGCTTGATGAGCATTTTATGTCCTATAGAATCGAATGCTTTAGCCAAAGCCACAAAGACAACAACCAGCTCTGTCCTGTTGCATTTGGCCCCTTTCATGATGTTACTTAGAACGGCGATATTTTCATTACAGCCAGGGGTCGCCACCAGAAACCCTTTCTGCCTAGGGTTGATCTGTACTGCTTCACTTAACCTCTTGGCAATGATTTTAGTGAAGAGCTGTAATAATATCGGGCCGATCGTGATTGGTCATCAGTTGTCTATGCTTTTTAGTTTTTCAGCATCGTTTGACTTGGAAATGAGAACAGTGCGACTCTTTTTCAAGACCCATGGGATGGAACTTGACTTGAGCGAAAGGGAGAAGAGACGTGGGAGCCTGTCTTCGTACTCTGCCTGTCTTCGTACTCTGCCTGTCTTCGTACTCTGCCTGTCTTCGTACTCTGCCTGTCTTCGTACTCTGCCTGTCTTCCACCTTCATTCCATCAGGTCCTGCTGCCATACTCTTATCCATGCCTTTGATTGCAGCCTCTACCTCCTCCCTCTGTATGGGTTCTTTTTAAAGAGTCATAATCTCTCCTTCCAGTATACATTGCAAACTTTTGGAGGTTTGCTTTGTTATTTGGTTTAGAGAGCTTATTGGTGAAGCTCTCTTTGAGTTCAGCTTTGCTGAGTGGACATTCTAGGGTGGACGGTGCACCCATGATTTGCCGTGCTATTTCTCCCCTGTCTATTTTGTATAGCCACTGAGTTGCCTTGAACTTGGCTTTTTTAGCTGGCCACTTTTTCTTGGATTTCGCATTTTGGCTTCCGTCTTCGGGACGGGCTTCTTTCTTCCTGGGCCTCCTGCCAGTTTCCTCTCCCTTTTCCTCAGTTAACAGAGTTTCTGTTATGCTTTCGACGAGGCCGATGGCGCTGGCTCTCGTCTCTGGGTTGTCCCGTACCGCCATTAGTTCTTCAGCTGTATTCAGCTGATCATCCAGATCCCTTTTCCTGGGGATACTGGCTGGGGGGTCGCACATTCATTTCTCTTTGGGGACTGTTCCCCCTTGGCCACCAGTGCGTCATCCCCCTCTTGTGGAGCTTCCATCCCCCCCTAAGTCTAGCTGCCATGTGATGATAGTACACTCTCCATGTTCTGCTCTGCTTTCAGGAGTGATCTTTTCTTTGTTGCGATCTGCTTGCTGGTTTTCAAGGTTTACACTGCTGTTTGTTTGTTGACATCTGCGTGGCCTTCGTACCGCTTCATTAATTCTCTGAGGAGCTCCGTTTCCTCTTTTTGTCCATTTGCAGTCTATCCGGCCGGGTTTTGCTTGTGACAGGTGAGTTGCTAATCGTTTCGCGTTGCGTACTTCTGCGTGCCCATGATGCTCATGCTGGCTGAGCCCAGTTTGCGATGTGAATCGCATTTCAGTGTTCACATGCATAGATCATACCAGTTGGAGGTGGCCTTACCCCTTTACGTTTGCTATAATGACAAGCAATCGAATGGTACTCGCCAGATTTTCTGCATTTGGAACAAATGGTAAGTACGCGTGTAATCTGATGTCTCACGGCCATGTGTTTGCAAAACTCACCTACCCTGGGGAGTAGCAGATTGCACTGATCGCAGAGCAGATCATCAAGGGGGTATTGGATTTCCACTTGGCTCTGTATGGTTCCGTCATCACTAGGTCACAGCACCACAGGCTCGATGTATAATTTGATAGAATACCTGTCTCATCTTGGGGCCACTCAACCCCATTATTGTCCAAAGTTAACATTCCCTTGAACTTCTTGTTATAAAAGGTCAGCGTTTTAATGGCTTTCGTGTCATCCCTTTCGCCTAGAGGGTTTGACTCAGAGACCTTCTCGTGTAGTTCGTCATTCACTACTTGGGGTTTTTTTCTCTTCTAGTCTGGCTTGTTTCACCGGTTCCCAGTAGGGCAGGTAAAAGTGTCTGTATGGCCTCGTTTCCACCTCGGCAGTTTGTGTTGAGGtggactttttctctctctctcatccgttGAGCTCGGAACCAGCGCTTGTGTAGCAATTGCAATTTTCTCGGTGGCCTGCTCCAACGGGCGCAACTGTGGGGACATTGTTTCTCCGGGTCGCTTCACATCTGGGCCGCTCTGACCACCAACGGTCAACCGTTTTTATACGTTAACACTGATCTCCGCGGATCACAACCAACACGGTGTTCTTTCGAAGGTCATTTGGCCAACGAAACCTTATCTTTCTCTGTGCCAAAACGGGTAATGGTGACGTTGTTACCAGCG is part of the Carcharodon carcharias isolate sCarCar2 chromosome 3, sCarCar2.pri, whole genome shotgun sequence genome and harbors:
- the kiaa1143 gene encoding uncharacterized protein KIAA1143 homolog, with the translated sequence MSKRSNVSYVKPAEPAFLRKFKEAVGYKPGPTVETKRQQLAPADSDSGESDPEDEQPQVVVLRQGDLTADEAAKIKKITESAKKSEELEPEDGKIVFRKPAKRSSDDNFAGLTATSSKKKKEERIEPKNPENKPKQVKNSSLLSFEDDEDDD